The Callospermophilus lateralis isolate mCalLat2 chromosome 3, mCalLat2.hap1, whole genome shotgun sequence genome has a segment encoding these proteins:
- the Cib2 gene encoding calcium and integrin-binding family member 2 isoform X1 yields the protein MGNKQTIFTEEQLDNYQDCTFFNKKDILKLHARFYELAPNLVPMDYRKSPIVHVPMSLIIQMPELRENPFKERIVEAFSEDGEGNLTFNDFVDMFSVLCESAPRELKANYAFKIYDFNTDNFICKEDLELTLARLTKSELDEDEVVLVCDKVIEEADLDGDGKLGFADFEDMIAKAPDFLSTFHIRI from the exons ATGGGGAACAAGCAGACCATCTTCACCGAAGAGCAGCTGGACAACTACCAG GACTGCACCTTCTTCAATAAGAAGGACATCCTCAA GCTTCATGCACGGTTCTACGAACTGGCCCCCAACCTTGTTCCGATGGACTACAGGAAGAGCCCCATTGTCCATGTGCCTATGAGCCTCATCATCCAGATGCCGGAACTCCGG GAGAATCCCTTCAAGGAAAGGATCGTGGAGGCTTTTTCTGAGGATGGCGAAGGGAACCTCACCTTTAATGACTTTGTGGACATGTTTTCCGTGCTTTGCGAGTCAGCTCCCCGAGAGCTCAAGGCAAACTACGCCTTCAAGATCTATG ACTTCAACACTGACAACTTCATCTGCAAGGAGGACCTGGAGCTGACACTGGCCCGGCTCACCAAGTCAGAGCTGGATGAGGACGAGGTGGTGCTCGTGTGTGACAAAGTCATAGAGGAAGCTGACCTAGATGGCGACGGCAAGCTGGGCTTTGCTGACTTTGAGGACATGATCGCCAAGGCCCCTGATTTCCTCAG CACTTTCCACATCCGGATCTGA
- the Cib2 gene encoding calcium and integrin-binding family member 2 isoform X2, producing the protein MDYRKSPIVHVPMSLIIQMPELRENPFKERIVEAFSEDGEGNLTFNDFVDMFSVLCESAPRELKANYAFKIYDFNTDNFICKEDLELTLARLTKSELDEDEVVLVCDKVIEEADLDGDGKLGFADFEDMIAKAPDFLSTFHIRI; encoded by the exons ATGGACTACAGGAAGAGCCCCATTGTCCATGTGCCTATGAGCCTCATCATCCAGATGCCGGAACTCCGG GAGAATCCCTTCAAGGAAAGGATCGTGGAGGCTTTTTCTGAGGATGGCGAAGGGAACCTCACCTTTAATGACTTTGTGGACATGTTTTCCGTGCTTTGCGAGTCAGCTCCCCGAGAGCTCAAGGCAAACTACGCCTTCAAGATCTATG ACTTCAACACTGACAACTTCATCTGCAAGGAGGACCTGGAGCTGACACTGGCCCGGCTCACCAAGTCAGAGCTGGATGAGGACGAGGTGGTGCTCGTGTGTGACAAAGTCATAGAGGAAGCTGACCTAGATGGCGACGGCAAGCTGGGCTTTGCTGACTTTGAGGACATGATCGCCAAGGCCCCTGATTTCCTCAG CACTTTCCACATCCGGATCTGA
- the Sh2d7 gene encoding SH2 domain-containing protein 7, which yields MACPLPRQTEQLLRDKALGSFLIRLSDRAAGYILSYRGSDRCRHFVINQLRNRRYLISGDTLSHSTLAELVRHYQEVQLEPFGETLAAACPRPEDNDLYDAITLGLHQTNLENPPASPTVVPDKAASPCPSAKPQVSFLHTKKSLDVSPWDPSKEESTETPIRVPPLPERSTSLLDESFSGPSDIIYADLKKMNQARLGPGTEASSRHGSIPASSQACSLGREVLKRPSDGDQNRPDGPGPALSGMSPDQGSIMSSTSWGVLLAPSSEVLGSRAATWRQGFLKQGHEAQSCSQGSSADSYELVGTADQGGSPYEQIPACWSGSVRPPHPGASPTYSKLSRPVDCGYEKILGTPELPEPGNTYEQIPAAKSKESGRTHKPDKLRRLFFADKKAKF from the exons ATGGCATGTCCTCTGCCCAGGCAGACGGAGCAGCTACTCAGGGACAAAGCTCTTGGTTCCTTCCTCATCCGCCTCAGTGACCGGGCTGCCGGCTACATCTTGTCCTACAG GGGCAGCGATCGCTGCCGGCATTTTGTTATCAACCAGCTCCGAAACCGTCGCTACCTCATCTCCGGTGACACCCTCAGCCACAGCACCCTGGCCGAGCTGGTGCGCCATTACCAGGAAGTGCAGCTTGAGCCCTTTGGGGAGACCTTGGCTGCTGCCTGCCCCCGG CCAGAGGACAATGATCTGTATGATGCTATCACCCTGGGCCTCCACCAGACCAACCTGGAAAATCCACCCGCATCCCCCACAGTGGTCCCCGACAAGGCTGCCAGCCCCTGCCCCTCTGCAAAGCCCCAGGTCTCCTTCCTCCACACAAAGAAGAGCCTGGATGTGAGTCCCTGGGACCCCTCCAAGGAGGAAAGCACGGAG ACCCCCATCAGGGTACCCCCCCTCCCTGAGAGGAGTACCTCCCTCCTGGACGAGTCTTTTTCAGGCCCCAGTGACATCATCTACGCAGACCTGAAGAAGATGAACCAGGCACGGCTAGGCCCGGGCACAGAAGCATCCAGCAGGCATGGGTCAATTCCAGCTAGCAGCCAGGCCTGCTCCCTAGGCAGGGAGGTTCTGAAGAGACCTTCAGATGGAGACCAGAATAGACCTGATGGCCCAGGGCCTGCCCTCTCTGGGATGAGCCCCGACCAGGGCTCTATCATGTCTTCCACGTCCTGGGGGGTTCTCCTGGCCCCCAGTTCTGAGGTCCTGGGATCTCGGGCTGCTACCTGGAGGCAGGGGTTTCTGAAACAAGGTCACGAGGCTCAGTCCTGCTCCCAGGGCAGCTCTGCAGATTCCTATGAGCTTGTTGGGACAGCAGACCAAGGAGGCAGTCCTTATGAGCAGATTCCAGCTTGTTGGAGTGGCTCAGTCAGGCCTCCACATCCTGGGGCCAGTCCCACATATAGCAAACTGTCAAGGCCTGTGGACTGTGGCTATGAGAAGATCTTGGGGACCCCAGAGCTCCCAGAGCCTGGGAACACCTATGAGCAAATCCCAGCAGCCAAGAGCAAGGAGTCTGGACGAACACACAAG CCTGACAAGCTCCGGAGGCTGTTCTTCGCAGACAAGAAGGCTAAATTCTGA